Genomic window (Tardiphaga sp. vice304):
CGGATCAGTGCTTCCGGATTGACCGAGCCGTCGGTGGCAACGCACAGCGCGGCATCGGCGTCGCCGCGGCGGATCGCCTCGACGCCGAGCTGGATCGCGGTGGTGCCGGAGGCACACGCGGTCGACAGCGAGATCGGCGAGCCCTTGGTGCCGAACGTCTCGGCGATATGATCGGCGACCGAGCCGAACATGAAGCGGCGATGGAAATCCTTGAACTGGCCGCCGGAGGCGACGCGCAGCAGCGCGTCGTAGTCAATCGCGGTGTTGGCGCCGGTGGCGCGCGCCACGGCCTGGCGCTGTGGCCATTCGACCTCGACGGGAGCGACGGCGAGAAACAGCGGGCCGGGAAAGTCGCCCTTGCTGCCGATATTGGCCTGCGCGATGGCTTCTTCCGTCGCGAGATCGCCGAGCTTTTCCGACAGATCCGTGGAGGAGAACGGATCGACCGGCACGAAATCGACGGTGCCGGCCATCGTGGTCTTCAGGCCTTCGGTCGGAAACCGCGTGATGGTGCGGATGCCGGACTCGCCGGCTGTCAGCTTCTTCCAGTTGTCGTCCTTGCCGGCGCCGAGCGAGGTGACGACGCCCATGCCGGTGACGACGACGATCGGTCGGCCGAATTTATCGCGCGTGGCTGTCATGTGTCTTCCCCGTCGGCCGTGTCTTAGGCGTCAATCGATCGCTTCGACCAGCGCCATGCCTTCGCCGCGCCAATGGCCGGCGCCGATCACCACAATCTG
Coding sequences:
- a CDS encoding beta-ketoacyl-ACP synthase — its product is MTATRDKFGRPIVVVTGMGVVTSLGAGKDDNWKKLTAGESGIRTITRFPTEGLKTTMAGTVDFVPVDPFSSTDLSEKLGDLATEEAIAQANIGSKGDFPGPLFLAVAPVEVEWPQRQAVARATGANTAIDYDALLRVASGGQFKDFHRRFMFGSVADHIAETFGTKGSPISLSTACASGTTAIQLGVEAIRRGDADAALCVATDGSVNPEALIRFSLLSALSTHNDPPQAAVRPFAKNRDGFVMAEGAGALVLESLEAATARGAKILGIVAGCGELSDSFHRTRSSPDGKPIVGCVNNALFDAGLVSDQIDYINAHGTGTPENDKMEYLGISTVFGERAKQIPVSSNKSMVGHTLSAAGAVEAVFSLLTLEHQRIPPTINYDVPDPAIPFDVVPNTARDAKVTAVMSNSFGFGGQNASLIVTREPI